The following proteins come from a genomic window of Malus domestica chromosome 02, GDT2T_hap1:
- the LOC103406679 gene encoding 2-alkenal reductase (NADP(+)-dependent)-like, with translation MANDVEAEGVEEVSNKQVLLQEHLMSGNPRDSNMCVSTSKIKLKLPRGFTGVLLKNLYLSCDPYMAARMKKLDASSSYALDMYRPGQPISGYGVSKVLDSGHPKFAKGDLVWGFTGWEEYSVITATESLIKIQHTDVPLSYYTGILGMNGMTAYAGFYEVCSPKPGEKVFVSAAAGAIGQLVGQFAKLSGCYVVGTAGSKKKVDLLKNKFGFDEAFNYKEETDLVAALKRYFPEGIDIYFESVGGKMLDAVLLNMRFKGRIAACGMISQFDGSQTAGVQNLMYMIGNRVRMEGFIVADHFHLYPKFLDLVISYIKQGKLTYVEDIAEGLDNAPKALVGLFSGRNIGKQLVLVSKE, from the exons ATGGCGAATGATGTCGAAGCGGAGGGCGTGGAGGAAGTAAGCAACAAGCAGGTGTTACTTCAGGAGCATCTCATGAGCGGGAATCCAAGGGACTCCAACATGTGCGTGAGCACCAGCAAGATCAAGCTCAAGCTCCCTCGGGGATTCACCGGCGTTCTACTCAAGAATCTCTACCTCTCGTGCGACCCTTACATGGCTGCACGCATGAAGAAGCTCGACGCTTCCTCCTCCTACGCCCTCGACATGTACAGACCTGGTCAGCCTATAAGCGGATACGGAGTGTCTAAGGTTTTGGATTCCGGCCATCCCAAATTCGCCAAAGGCGACTTGGTTTGGGGGTTTACCGGCTGGGAAGAATATAGTGTCATCACGGCCACGGAATCTTTGATAAAAATTCAGCACACTGATGTCCCCCTCTCTTACTATACTGGAATTCTTG GCATGAATGGTATGACTGCTTACGCCGGTTTCTATGAGGTTTGTTCACCTAAGCCGGGGGAGAAAGTCTTCGTTTCAGCCGCAGCTGGAGCGATTGGCCAGCTTGTTGGCCAGTTTGCCAAATTGTCGGGTTGCTATGTTGTTGGAACTGCTGGAAGCAAAAAAAAG GTCGATCTGCTAAAGAACAAGTTTGGATTCGACGAAGCTTTCAACTATAAGGAAGAGACCGACTTGGTTGCAGCTCTGAAAAG GTACTTTCCGGAAGGCATTGACATATACTTTGAGAGTGTTGGGGGAAAGATGCTGGATGCAGTGCTACTAAACATGAGATTCAAAGGGCGGATCGCAGCTTGTGGAATGATCTCACAGTTCGACGGTAGCCAGACTGCAGGTGTACAGAATTTGATGTACATGATCGGGAATCGGGTGCGCATGGAAGGGTTCATAGTGGCGGATCACTTTCACCTTTATCCGAAGTTCCTAGACCTGGTCATATCCTACATCAAACAAGGTAAATTGACTTATGTGGAAGACATTGCTGAAGGCCTTGACAACGCTCCTAAAGCCCTCGTCGGCCTCTTCTCCGGCCGCAATATCGGAAAGCAACTTGTCTTAGTTTCCAAGGAGTGA
- the LOC103417939 gene encoding acetolactate synthase small subunit 1, chloroplastic-like — translation MATISSASVRTPNFSWSFSSEHLQSLGFSETLLFPLTSSASRSIIHSHDRHKQLAVSARSFDQNIADSAFSSNGSPPSTTRSKVRRHTISVFVGDESGMINRIAGVFARRGYNIESLAVGLNKDKALFTIVVSGTETVLRLVIEQLNKLVNVMKVEDLSIEPQVERELMLIKVNADPSYHAEIKWLVNIFRAKIVDISEHSVTIEVTGDPGKMVALQRNLSKFGIREIARTGKIALRREKLGASAPFWRYSAASYPDLERTVPVDALVGVENGLVNAVSDVSSGGDVYPVEPSDTFTVNQVLDAHWGVLDDEDTNGLRSHTLSMLVNDIPGVLYIITGVFARRGYNIQSLAVGRAEAEGLSRITTVVPGTDESISKLVQQLYKLVDVHDVQDLTNLPFAERELMLIKIAANAAARRDVLDIGNIFRAKAVDVSDHTITLELTGDLDKMVALQRLLEPYGICEVARTGRIALVRESGVDSKYLRGYSFPL, via the exons ATGGCGACCATTTCTTCAGCTTCAGTTCGCACTCCGAACTTCTCTTGGTCCTTCTCCTCGGAGCACCTCCAATCCCTCGGGTTCTCCGAAACTCTATTGTTTCCTCTGACGAGTTCAGCTTCGAGATCAATAATCCATAGCCATGACCGCCACAAGCAACTCGCAGTCTCCGCTAGAAGCTTCGACCAGAATATCGCCGACAGCGCCTTCTCTTCCAACGGCTCTCCTCCTTCGACCACCCGCTCCAA GGTAAGAAGGCACACGATTTCGGTGTTCGTTGGGGACGAAAGTGGAATGATAAATCGGATAGCAGGGGTGTTTGCTAGGAGGGGATACAACATCGAGTCCCTGGCTGTTGGTCTGAACAAGGACAAAGCTCTCTTCACCATCGTCGTCTCCGGAACCGAAACGGTCTTACGCCTCGTGATCGAGCAGCTTAACAAGCTCGTCAATGTTATGAAG GTTGAAGATCTCTCAATTGAGCCTCAGGTGGAGCGTGAACTAATGCTTATAAAAGTAAATGCCGATCCTAGCTATCATGCCGAG ATCAAGTGGTTAGTGAATATCTTTAGAGCAAAGATTGTGGATATCTCGGAACACTCAGTAACCATTGAG GTGACAGGAGATCCTGGGAAGATGGTTGCTCTGCAAAGAAATTTAAGCAAGTTTGGGATCAGAGAAATTGCCAGAACCGGAAAG ATTGCCTTGAGGAGGGAAAAGTTGGGTGCATCCGCTCCATTTTGGCGATATTCAGCAGCTTCATATCCTGACCTTGAGAGAACAGTTCCTGTTGATGCTCTTGTGGGGGTTGAAAACGGACTAGTTAATGCTGTATCTGATGTGTCTTCTGGG GGTGATGTTTATCCTGTGGAGCCGTCTGATACCTTTACTGTCAATCAAGTTCTTGATGCTCACTGGGGTGTTCTCGATGACGAAGAT ACTAATGGACTTCGATCACACACTTTATCCATGCTCGTGAATGACATTCCTGGGGTTCTCTACATTATTACTGGCGTTTTTGCCCGAAGGGGTTATAACATTCAG AGCTTAGCTGTTGGCCGTGCAGAAGCTGAGGGGCTATCTCGCATTACTACTGTTGTTCCTGGTACAGATGAATCCATTAGCAAGTTGGTGCAGCAGCTTTATAAGCTTGTCGATGTTCATGAT GTTCAAGATCTTACCAATTTGCCATTTGCCGAGCGGGAATTGATGTTGATAAAAATTGCTGCGAATGCTGCTGCTCGAAGAGATGTGCTTGATATTGGCAACATTTTTAGGGCCAAGGCTGTTGACGTTTCTGATCACACAATAACCCTTGAG CTAACAGGAGACCTGGACAAGATGGTTGCATTGCAGAGGTTGTTAGAGCCCTATGGAATTTGTGAG GTGGCGCGTACTGGAAGAATTGCACTGGTGCGTGAGTCGGGTGTGGATTCGAAATACCTCCGTGGATATTCTTTTCCTCTGTAG